CCGCTAGTCGTCTTACTGCATGGCTGGGAAGGTTCGATTGAGTCAGGCTATATCATGCGCACCACGGCATTATTGTTAAAGCAGCGCTTTCAAGTATTACGCCTGAATTTTCGCGATCATGGTAATAATCACCATATGAACCTCGAGCCTTTTAATTCTGCACGTTTGGATGAGGTAAAACAGGCCATTTGCATGGTTCTAGAGCGTTTTAATATTGCGCGTTTTCATCTTGTGGGCTTTTCTCTCGGCGGCAATTTTGTGCTGCGCTTGGCGGCTAATCCGGCTGATAATTTTCAACCCGAGCGGATTATCAGTATTTGCCCACCGATTGACCCATTAAAAACCAGCTGGGATATCGAAGCCGGCCCGGCCATTTATCACCGCTATTTTGTAAAACGCTGGCACCGAAGTTTGTCACAGAAATATCGCTACTATCCTGAGCTCATGCAATCGCATCAGGATTTATATCTGGATCAGAAGCTTCAGCGCAAACCATCACTGAACCAAATGAACGCGATTTTTGTGCCTAAGCACACTGAATTTGCCGAGGTTAACGCCTACCTCAATGCCTATAAAATCGATCAAGCAAGCCTTGAGCGCATTCAGGCCAAAGGTTTATTGGTTTACAGCCAAGACGATCCCATTATCTGCGTCGAACAGTTTAAAGACCTGCACAGCACTGCATCGCTCAGCTTGTATCGCCAAGCACATGGTGGCCACTGTGGTTTTTTGCAGGCGCTACCGAGACGTTTCTGGCTTGATTCGCTAATTACTGAGTTTCTGCAGCCGCATCGATAACGGCTTGCATATCAACAATGCGCTGCGCTTCTTGCACGTGCAGCGCTTCAACCAGTTTGTTATTCACAACAATCACACCTTGCTGATCAGCTTGCTGCCATGCGGCAATAATTTCACGCGCCTCGGCGATCGCTGCATCGCTAGGTGAGAAAGCTTGATGACAGGCAGGAATCTGCTTGGGGTGAATTAATGTCTTGCCATCAAAACCAAGGCCCTTTCCTTGCTGACAGATAGCAGCCAAGCCTGCTTGGTTATCAAGTTGATTATAAACCCCATCTAATACATCACAATTATGCGCCCTGGCAGCCATAATCACTTTACCAAAGGCGTATTGAAATTCATCGCGAGTTTCAGACTGAGCCACCCGCATCTCCTTGGCTAAATCATTGGTGCCCATCACTAAAGCCTCCATCGCGGAATGCGCAGCAAGCTGCTCCACATTAATAACAGCTGCAGGGGTTTCAATCATAGCCCAGATAGGTATTTGCCTATCCAGCAAAGCCAGCGCCTCATTTATTTGCTCGACGGTCTCAAGCTTGGGTAATAGCAGACCATCAAAACGCAACTCGCGCAGCAGTTTTAAATCATCTAATCCCCACTGACTGCTGAGACTATTGATGCGCACAATTTTTTCGCGACGACCATAGTCGTGCGTATTTAAGGCATAGGCTAATGACTCTCTAGCCTGCTGTTTTTGATCGACTGCAACCGCATCTTCAAGATCTAGCAGTAAAACATCGGCATCAATTGATTGTGCCTTTTCCATTGCACGCGCATTGGCGGCTGGCATATATAATGCTGAGCGTCGTGGTTTATACATAGTGGTTCCGTATCTAGTAGGATGGCATTGGGTTTTCGCTATAATCGGGATTGCGCTAAACAAACTTAATAACAAAGAATCATATAGCATGCTTGGGTGCAAATCATGCTTTAAGTTACCGGTTCCTATCTTCACAGGCGATATCTGTTTGCCGTGAAAATTTGTCATTAAAAAAGGGAGCCACGGCTCCCTTCTATGTTAGCAATATGACAAGGTCGCTATTTTTTCAAAATGACCGACGAGCCATGGCCAAACAAGCCCTGATTAGCAGTAATACCTACTTTAGCGTCTTTCACTTGACGATCACCAGCTTGGCCACGCAATTGCCAGGTTAGCTCGCAAACCTGCGCCAAGGCTTGTGCCGGCACCGCTTCACCAAAGCAGGCAAGACCGCCTGAGACATTCACCGGTATCGCACCGCCTAGTTTGGTGGCACCGTCACGAATCAGCTTCGCGGCATCACCACGCTCACAAAGCTGCAGATCCTCATACCAGTCTAATTCAAGCGCAGTCGATAAATCATATACCTCTGCCAGGCTTACGTCCTCAGGGCCAATGCCTGCCTCCTCATAAGCTTTTTTAGGCAATTGCGCACGAAAACGAATTTGCTCAACCGAGGCTGCCGCCGCAGAATCAGTCGCAATATCCGGCATTTCAACCACTTCGTTTGCGAAAGTTGGGGTCACGGTTGAAATCGCGGCAACTTTCACTGCATCGGATTTACCGATCTTTTTCGCAAACGCTTCAGAGCACACAATCACCGCTGCACCGCCATCAGAGGTTGCACAGATATCCATTAAACGCAATGGATTCGCTACCATGGCTGAGGCTGCAACATCTTCAGCGGTAAAGCATTTTTTATATCGCGCATAGGGGTTAATCGAGCCGTGCTGTGCATTTTTCACTTTCACTGCGGCAAAATCTTCTAAGCTGTCACCGTATAGGTCCATTCGACGACGTGCATAGAGTGCAAAGTACGTTGGGTTAGTGATGCCAATATGAAAACGTACCCAGTCTGGATCTTCAGGGCGGTACCCTTTAGCCGGCGCTAAAAACCCTTTCGGTGTGGTATCGGCACCAATGACCAGCGCACACTCGGCCTCGCCAGCTAAAATTTTAGTTTTCGCCGCCGCTAAAGCTTGAGAACCCGAGGCACAGGCCGCATAGGAAGTATTTACCTCGGCACCTTGCCAACCTAAAGCTTGCGCAAATGTAGCACCAGCCACATAACCGGGGTAACCGCAACGCATTGTGGCTGCACCCGAAATAAAGTCGACATCTTTCCAAGAAATGCCTGCATCGGCAATCGCCTCACGCGCGGCTTTGACGCCGTATTCAACAAAATTATTGCCCCATTTACCCCACGGGTGCATGCCGACGCCAATTACTGAAATATCATTACTCATTTTCTAATTCCTTAGGCTACCGGCTTCCACTTCCAAATTAACTTATCGGCTTCATCATCTTGATACAGCGTTTCTAAAACCAACTCAACTTCTTGACCCACCGTCATATCTTCAACAGAAACGCCCGTTGCCGCCTGACCAAGCACAATCATTTGCTCTTTCTCAAGCTGCACTGCCGCAATGGCATAGGGCTCATAAGGGTCTGCAGCGACGAATGGTTCTGGCGGTTTATATTGTGCGTCGGTATAGGACCACACTTTGCCCGTGCGACTTAATAACACCTCTTCAAACTCCGTGCTGTCACAATCGGGGTTTTTACAAAAATGCGTTTGTTTGGGAAAGTAATAGGTGCCGCAGCCTTTACACTGTGTGCCAATTAAGTGCGGTTGGTCACCGTCAAGCGTGTACCAGCCCTCAATGGCGGCAGCAGTCGGTTTGTTTGACATAATAGTCTCCAGTTATTGCAGCGCGCCTGCAATGCGCTATATATCCAATGAAACGGCGCACATTGTAGCGATTTTGGGAGCATTTGAATATGTCTGTTTTGATTATGTCATAGCAGGGCTGAGTCAACACGACCTTGCTGATGGCATCAACGATACGCTCACAGAGAAATATCTGGCTAGATAACGAGCCCCGGTTTGAGCTGCTCACCAAAACTGTAATCGCAGTGATAAGGCTGCTCAAGTTGCAACCATAGGCTATCAACCAGAGTTTGTTGATCAGACCATTGATTTTGTTGATGCGCTTTTAGCAACCATGCCGCTAACGTTTTGGCGACATTGGGATAATAATTAGCACGACGTGGTGGTAATAATAACCATTCAGCACATACCGCTTGATCAAGACTTTGCATAACGGTGGCTCTAGACATTGCCTGTAGTGCTAAAGCGTTAGAAAGCTGCTCAAACTGGCCTGCTAGCGGCTTCACCAATAATTTTTTGCCTAAGTGTAGGCACTCGCTGGCTAATTCAAAGCCAGCGTTGGAAATCACACCCTCAGCATCCAACAGGTGTGCGTGAAACTCGCTATGGCTGAGTGGGTTAATCTGTATATGCCCGACCGTCATCTTATGAGGTACTTTGGCAAACACCTCAAAATGGTAGCTATCAAAGGGGCGTAAAAACGCCACCACCTGCTCAATCGCTTCAAAACCCATATACACCACGTACTTACCGGCAACCACAGCACTGGCCTGTAAAGGCTCAATCAACGGCGGTAAAATTGACTGACCAAAGTGATGCCAATGCAATCCAATAGCATGGTCAGTTGGCGCAAAATAACGCATCAACATTTTTGCACTGCGATAGCCCGAAACCTTGGGGATGTTTTCAAAAAATGCTGCTTGGTGAGAAATACTTAACGAGGTTTTACCCGCCAGCTTAGCAGCCCAAGCAGTCACCGGCTCGAAGTCTGATAGCACCAAATCATACTGCGACACATCCAAACTGCGAATATCGCGAATAAGCTCAGCAAAGTTATTGTGTTTAATGGTTTTAAGCGTATCTAAACGTCCTTGCTGAGTGACGAGTGAGGCGCCTTTGAGTACTCGCCAATCGTCACCGAACAACTGCATATTAAAAAAATCCTCTCGCGCTCGACCACTAAATATAAAGTCTAACTCTATATCTAAAGCTCTAAGCTCAGGTACTAGCGCTCTTGCTCTGGCAAGATGGCCATTACCTGTCCCTTGGATTCCGTAGAGAATTTTCATACAACTATTCAATATCTATCATTAGAACTATTAAGGTATTGACGCATAGGGCGCTAAAAGGCTCAGTGCCACGTAGGCTGAGGCCAGGCCTAAACATGCGCCGAGTGCTATATCACTGGGGTAATGCACACCCAGCATAACTCGAGATAAACCGACTAAAGCTGCCCAAGAAAATGNCATGATCGACAGGCTTGGCAAAAACACCGCTATAACNGATGCCATCAAAAAAGCACCCGCGGTATGGCCTGAGGGTAAGGAAAATTCATCGCTAGGCTTTAGTGCATATTGCGCATGAGATAAGGTAACGAAGGGCCGCTGTCGCTTGCAGGTTTTTTTAAGCAAAACATAAATNGGTAATTCTATGCTAAATGCCAGCAAGGCAGTGGCAATCAATGCATGTGCATATTCAAATGCAGAGATAAGCGCAAGCACTGCAACGAGCACATATAAATAGCCATCACCTGATTTCGACAAATAACGAAAGAAACATGTGGTTGGCAAGCTTTTCAGAAAACGGTTACACCATAAATAGCTACTAGTATCTAATCGCAATAATGTATTCAGCATTCAATAAGACTCTCCAAGACCTTATATAAATGATACTAAGCTTGCTCGGTGAAGCTTTTGTGACCGATTTATGATAGTTTTTTGACACTGTCACCGTTAAAGCCACGCTGACCGATATTTTCAATTTTTTAGACTTGGAGCTGATGTGATCCGCCTTGAATTTCAATCTCAAACTCAACTAATGCATATGTATCAAGCGATGATGGCAGGCAAATTCCAATCATTAGACGCTGCTCTGCTGCTAAGTGAGCCCTTAGCGCAGGCATTAGAAACATTGGTTGATCAGTTGATTGCAGATATGCGCCTGCAGCACCGAGAGCACTTCGTTGACACAATGCTGGCACAGCTATGCTTAAGCTCAGAGCACCCGCAATTTCAACAAATCACCGATACTATTATTAACCATCTGCACCAGCTGGATTGGCCAAACCTATCCGAAGAAACTCAAATCAGTTATTTAAAAACAGCGGCTAAGCCATTAAGCTTAGATGAGGCGGTAACGCAACAGCTGCTAACACATATTGAAGCCGCTCTATGATATTGCTCTTTAGCTTGCTGTGTACTTTGCTGTGTACTTTGCTATGTATGCTATCCATGCGGCAGGCTATGCAGCAATCTTAACGGCAATGCATACAGCAATATAAGATTAATAAAGGATTGAGGAATGCCTATTTTTTGCGCCTCTTGATAAATCTGAGGCAAGGATGAGTAAGCTTGGGCAATTGTTCTATTAGTCCATTAATCCCGTTAGTTATTTAGCTCCGATAGTTCTGTTAGCGCTATTTCGGCTCTATGATCAACCAATCGCCCTTCGCAAAATATAAGCGAAATTTTATGAGAAGATTTACCACATTATTCAATTCTCTTGTCAGCTATCCAGTCAGTTATCTAGTCAGTTATCTAGTCAGCTTTCGAGTCAGCTCTTTAGAAAACTCTCAACACAGCTTGCAAACCAAACCTGCAATCAGCACCGCCGCTATTGCGGTATTGCTTCTGCAGCTAAGTAGCTGCAGCAATATCGGGTCTAACCCTGACGCGATTAAAGCTCAACGCATTATTGTATTGCCAACACAAATCACACATAAAGAGCTAGCTCGCTTTCAACAGCAGACCAGTATAGCGCTGGTGACGGCTCTCAATAAACAAGGCTATGAGGCCGCCATGCTCAACCCCAGTCTCTTTCAACAGGCAAACGAAATTGCACTGGAAAAAACGGGCAGTATATATGACCCTCAACTGGCAGAGTTTACGCCAATGAACCAAGCGAGCTATGTAAAGGAAATATTATATCTGCTAATAAAACGACAGCGTTTTGATATGTTATTGCAGCCAGCACTGATATTGCGCCCGGCAAGTATTGATCAGGCCAACAATCGGGTCGAATTTGATGGCTTAAGCACCGCTGTCGAATTTGATGCATCTATGCAAACGCCGCGCTATCCTAACAAGGCGCGCGGTTTATCGCTGAAGCTGGTAGGTCTGAGCAGTCAGCAACAGCCAACCAAAGCCATGCTAGCCGGTGTATCTGTGCCATTTACCATTATTGAAAGTAATGGCCTGCCAGGCTTAAAACTCAAATCTGAGTTAATCAGTACAGCCGAGCTGGATGATGCAGTGAAGCGCATCAGCCGGCAGTTTCAACAGCAGGTTATACCCTAATCTGCTACTGAAACTATAGCTGAGTCATTCTCAAGCCATACTTACATCGCTATACTTACATCATAGCCAACTTCAACAGGGATTAACTTAGCCCAACCACTGGTATTCCGGCACCGTGAATCTCTGAAGCGGCATCCGAAGCTAAAAAACCAATGACTTCAGCAATCTTCTGGGTTGGCACCCAGCTAGAAAAATCAGCATCTGGCATATCACTGCGGTTGCGCGGCGTATCGATCATACCGGGCAGAATCGCGTTCACATTAATCGCGTCCTGACGAAGCTCCTGCGCCATACTTTCGGTCAAGCGTAATACGGTTGACTTAGACGCCACATATGCGCCCATATTCGCAATCCCCTGATGCGCAGCACCGGCAGAGATATTAATAATTTTGCCGCCGCCAAGCTGCTGCATATGCGGCACCACAACCGCTGCAGTATGGACGATTGATTTGCTATTTAATTGAAATAAAAAATCCCAGGTTTGATCAGAGGTTTGGTGGACGGCTTCGCCCATCGTAAAGCCGCCAGCAATATTGGCAAGAATATCAATCTGCTGCCATTTATTGATCACAGCGCTAAAGGCCTCGGCCACTGATGATCGTGAGGTCAGGTCAGCGCTCAAGAATATTTGCTGATCGGTTTCAGCAGTATTTGCATAACTAGCGTCGAATGCGGCCTGAGATATATCGATCAGTGCGACATTGGCACCCTGGCGAAGAAAATAGTCAACCACGGCCTGACCTAATGCACCAGCGGCGCCTGTCACAACAACGGTTTTAGCTGAAAAATTATACATGTTTATTCCTTAAAACGATTAATCTGATGAAACATCATCAGCTTTCTCAATACGATAAGGCTCTAACTCAATAGCATCTAAGCTAGATCCTAACATAATCACTAGACCTCTATATCGCTCATCGCCTAATGATGAAAATTCAAACTTATATGAACGCCAAAACTNTAATTTTCCTTGGCTGTCACGCTTGAACCAAACGGCCTTAAAGGCAACAGATTGATCNAGCAGCTGAAGCTGCTGCTGAGATAAGTATCGCTGTACCTTAAATAGGGCAATTTCACGCACTCTTACCGCACTGTAAAAGCTGTAACAGAGTGTGGACAGCAATAAAAAAATAGCCATATCGG
This window of the Pseudomonadales bacterium genome carries:
- a CDS encoding alpha/beta fold hydrolase, encoding MPNFRDFSPSPLIANPHFQTIYPSFFTEPLMSRQDKQLLSLSAQPLSLATPDFGVLHAFLHTAQHHDNSKPLVVLLHGWEGSIESGYIMRTTALLLKQRFQVLRLNFRDHGNNHHMNLEPFNSARLDEVKQAICMVLERFNIARFHLVGFSLGGNFVLRLAANPADNFQPERIISICPPIDPLKTSWDIEAGPAIYHRYFVKRWHRSLSQKYRYYPELMQSHQDLYLDQKLQRKPSLNQMNAIFVPKHTEFAEVNAYLNAYKIDQASLERIQAKGLLVYSQDDPIICVEQFKDLHSTASLSLYRQAHGGHCGFLQALPRRFWLDSLITEFLQPHR
- a CDS encoding CoA ester lyase; this encodes MYKPRRSALYMPAANARAMEKAQSIDADVLLLDLEDAVAVDQKQQARESLAYALNTHDYGRREKIVRINSLSSQWGLDDLKLLRELRFDGLLLPKLETVEQINEALALLDRQIPIWAMIETPAAVINVEQLAAHSAMEALVMGTNDLAKEMRVAQSETRDEFQYAFGKVIMAARAHNCDVLDGVYNQLDNQAGLAAICQQGKGLGFDGKTLIHPKQIPACHQAFSPSDAAIAEAREIIAAWQQADQQGVIVVNNKLVEALHVQEAQRIVDMQAVIDAAAETQ
- a CDS encoding lipid-transfer protein; the protein is MSNDISVIGVGMHPWGKWGNNFVEYGVKAAREAIADAGISWKDVDFISGAATMRCGYPGYVAGATFAQALGWQGAEVNTSYAACASGSQALAAAKTKILAGEAECALVIGADTTPKGFLAPAKGYRPEDPDWVRFHIGITNPTYFALYARRRMDLYGDSLEDFAAVKVKNAQHGSINPYARYKKCFTAEDVAASAMVANPLRLMDICATSDGGAAVIVCSEAFAKKIGKSDAVKVAAISTVTPTFANEVVEMPDIATDSAAAASVEQIRFRAQLPKKAYEEAGIGPEDVSLAEVYDLSTALELDWYEDLQLCERGDAAKLIRDGATKLGGAIPVNVSGGLACFGEAVPAQALAQVCELTWQLRGQAGDRQVKDAKVGITANQGLFGHGSSVILKK
- a CDS encoding OB-fold domain-containing protein; translation: MSNKPTAAAIEGWYTLDGDQPHLIGTQCKGCGTYYFPKQTHFCKNPDCDSTEFEEVLLSRTGKVWSYTDAQYKPPEPFVAADPYEPYAIAAVQLEKEQMIVLGQAATGVSVEDMTVGQEVELVLETLYQDDEADKLIWKWKPVA
- a CDS encoding glycosyltransferase; this translates as MKILYGIQGTGNGHLARARALVPELRALDIELDFIFSGRAREDFFNMQLFGDDWRVLKGASLVTQQGRLDTLKTIKHNNFAELIRDIRSLDVSQYDLVLSDFEPVTAWAAKLAGKTSLSISHQAAFFENIPKVSGYRSAKMLMRYFAPTDHAIGLHWHHFGQSILPPLIEPLQASAVVAGKYVVYMGFEAIEQVVAFLRPFDSYHFEVFAKVPHKMTVGHIQINPLSHSEFHAHLLDAEGVISNAGFELASECLHLGKKLLVKPLAGQFEQLSNALALQAMSRATVMQSLDQAVCAEWLLLPPRRANYYPNVAKTLAAWLLKAHQQNQWSDQQTLVDSLWLQLEQPYHCDYSFGEQLKPGLVI
- a CDS encoding phosphatase PAP2 family protein, which codes for MLNTLLRLDTSSYLWCNRFLKSLPTTCFFRYLSKSGDGYLYVLVAVLALISAFEYAHALIATALLAFSIELPIYVLLKKTCKRQRPFVTLSHAQYALKPSDEFSLPSGHTAGAFLMASVIAVFLPSLSIMXFSWAALVGLSRVMLGVHYPSDIALGACLGLASAYVALSLLAPYASIP
- a CDS encoding SDR family NAD(P)-dependent oxidoreductase codes for the protein MYNFSAKTVVVTGAAGALGQAVVDYFLRQGANVALIDISQAAFDASYANTAETDQQIFLSADLTSRSSVAEAFSAVINKWQQIDILANIAGGFTMGEAVHQTSDQTWDFLFQLNSKSIVHTAAVVVPHMQQLGGGKIINISAGAAHQGIANMGAYVASKSTVLRLTESMAQELRQDAINVNAILPGMIDTPRNRSDMPDADFSSWVPTQKIAEVIGFLASDAASEIHGAGIPVVGLS
- a CDS encoding DUF3301 domain-containing protein, with product MFSLSDMAIFLLLSTLCYSFYSAVRVREIALFKVQRYLSQQQLQLLDQSVAFKAVWFKRDSQGKLXFWRSYKFEFSSLGDERYRGLVIMLGSSLDAIELEPYRIEKADDVSSD